The sequence ggtgggaggttttcttacacaaaaatgttctgagggcagaaggaaaatgattggttcggatagataaccaatcagattgcagaggaggcaggaccaagacatctgattggttgctcctgcctcctctagttgctcggatccacctcatgtacaatctaattggttatctctctgaaccaatcatttttccttctaccctcataatattttgtgtaagtaaaactcccatgagcattcagctatcacatgatctcatcaagcaatgcttcagaccagcgaataagaatagcattgaaatgtacataaataaaaattttctcttaccttttcatagtctatcagctgcccttgctttctgatattcttcttagtcaaataaatcgctttagaagagcaaaagaaagacatggcaagaaactgtgtttttctattattctagtaaagggaagtaatgatgtaataggcgagcacatgattaataattggtaatcaccgtaatctagctcggaggctggccactgctgagagctccagaagtacggagtctagcaaaaaggagatgctgtcatttgaaactattcagaagcagcgtgacaaaggtgctttgtgatttaacatgtcagggacaaggcgggtggaaggcattttgctactttaactggcattggttctcatacatcagtgtttcccaatccggtcctcggcgacacacagatgatccacgtttttgctccctcccagctccctaccagacagtctacgtttttgcaccctctcagctctggagcccggaccagattgagaaatactgtcctacacggtaattccgcagtctctccaacgaatagtttcgatatgcgtgcccccccacatggccaccaccctctcgcgctgccctccatctgaagaaaccgtggttttaggttacctggaagcgatacggcgtctcgtcgggccgcaggacgagcgtcctggggtcctttagggggtaaatgtagccgtgcttcacgatcagattccccacatgaagtgcctctgaaaacacacaaagtggtcactcatttccacgtaaactactcaaagctcaaacaaatccactactcgtagcccagatttaggcatagtaattctctaaatttttgtcagtggaatacagtagaacacacgataactagaaactgagtaggcatattatattttattttacggtatagcaagtaactggaaaaaacgttgacatggtgcacagaataagccgcggggatggtgcattcctcatcggaactataattaattacgagtaattgggactttccactttccggctgcctccgcggccattggcagtcaggcgctcccgggggtttcagaccggcgcagcaacagcgctgctagggggaagcctagtgtttacagggaggggtaactgcttaccggggcaacaggttttttgcccattcaagtctgttaatgcatctgccatctactgcctaaaagtcccctcctttccattccgacttcttttccaatctgggctgtaaatcagggaaatctgctcccttgctatttaaaacctcatctgcatcgcccgggaattcaggacaacagcgtcttgcagaagtgcataatgagggagacggatagcgatatttctccaggcatgactgactgcctctggctatcagcgaagtttgcatcgggactatcaaaccgtacagctcagcatgcgtagcggcgcgactcgggactggcctacagattatttgtactaatagcctctcagcagaaagataaataattcagcagataaattgacgccaggggaagaaaatcccaaaagcttcaggcgaatggggtgtctatgttatggacaagctcaattctgacatttattaattcacaggctcagcaatatcaatggaacagaacatgcttctgtcagacacgtgaattgcatatgcttacacataaatgcagctaggctaatctgttgtatggatgacaaattctattacttcatttgtatttattattcaaaagactcgtttatttctgttattttattacaaaaaaaaaaaaacctgatgacgtctttcgccagcaggggcgccatcgtcgtcacgaagggaaaaaaacaatcgattaacctcacataagagcaccaggtaacgcttccctacatacttctcggccctaccttcttccatgatggagtacttctgaattagccactccacgatatcatttcctgggaaggcatagcgaggaaggcatctagttagagtcgagaaatgcattaagccgtcataaatcaaaaacgctgaactcgataaataaattacataaataaatatgagcgcaaggagatcgatgacagtcttaatgcacaggattcccgaagaccgccgatgtatgggctttcctgtgaagggcttaaatgaccattaggacccggcccccgggacactgcacggccgggtgtaagacaacccgggcggcacgaaaaattatttttaaaaagtaaaatatgtatcgtgcacctgtcatcgcatgtggaatcactgtgattaacagtctttgattcttcatctttatccccatgtcgggatcttgcatcgccacaatgacttgttcaatctgggataagaagaatagtcaaaatcgtgaaatcaaggtgacgacagacatagtgaaaacgttcaacctagtaatataataattgcttaatgtgtgatttgatatgtaatcgttatattcatcattaaatcaccggagagacacactcatatatttaggcatatatataagtaaactacaaggtttttcctctgactatcttaactgcacgtcaaagacgttatcggatattcccgactacagactttcggtttgatcatttattcgcgttattaattcggctcctgattacattaaactaaacatgctcagattgttacaacctttgcttgtcggttatttttgggatctttctggatgggctcaaggcggggtctgtaagcacaagcaaactgccagcacttttgttttacatgaaaatagtttgatgtcggcctattgcgttattgtctggctataatttggaggcaatattaaacaataggcccatatattgtaaatatacatgttgtgttgttttgttgttatcacaaacgtatagcctgatcataaatttcatggatacctggatgttgtatgttccattatatttatgaatgaatgatttatgtgaagtctggcttagattcgagaattaatcatatagattaaaaaaagttttcatttaaaacttatctcatataataaaatcctcgtccgaacgaacatatgtcagaatgaaaaaacatttaaattatttttgtgatgcatcagtatcaatagctacaacgtcataacagatatagatataatgcggttcatacttttgaagttgatgcgtatctcccgaaaaaaatcaactccagaagagtccgcgtctgtaaatgcctgaacttcggaatcgatcctacctttgttaggcgcggcatctgtgtcttgcagctgttcccttggataaagatgttaattgtcatgcttacagcatctcgatctccggcgtttgtgaagttgggattgatgctgtcctgtgttttttttttccttccacacttaagctctgcttgttactgccccatagcggagcgcaagtgaaacggactaccggagatttgcactgtttttctgttagtgtgtataatcaaaatatgactcagtttggccagttagaaaaatatgataatagaaaagtattcttttcctctcacttttttttcttgatttaattaccgacttcacgtacttacactgtgtcccgttgcacgatgtaatattgcgaaactatgattttgtggcagtgttttgtaaaggaattttccgtttaatcatcgtcttagtataaagctatatggttgttctggtatcagtggacgtacattatgtattttttcttctcttgagcaccatggtcatgacatgaagctcagtcattgattactcgcaaatgttagtagtcatccgctgtttatcttgaagatgtaaaagtagtgcgcgtacatctcctcgttagtatagtggtgagtatccccgcctgtcacgcgggagaccggggttcgattccccgacggggagagtctgcatctttttgcctcggtctcaaaaggcaccaagctagaaccggccccgtgttagtggaaacggggcttgtgacttgtactcatgcataatattctgcgggtcgctcagcagcgcagcatatgaaactagactcggattgtaagtgtgtggttttgataattgatgtatggatggatggatccttaataagagatataaacaataaggtccagtcgccaactaatcatgtaaaatacgtcataaactcatggttgttaaacccagaataaaaatgaagacgtataactaggaaagtcaacttgcacatttcaattttggttcgatataatcacgttgtccttaaccctccagtgcaggaggggacggtaatgcgcatcgaatgtttccgaacctgtgtgtgatacaaccgaggaagagccgatgacttcgggggaggaggggcaggcgactcggaagaaaaagcagcagaacccaatgcagcctgtagcccattcaaaggcctactgttggacctctgcttattttgcaatacgtctttagtacggactgaaaaatgtccgatttcgatgagtttgagaagcagttaagcgaaaatcggcaaggtaagtttggctttgaagatcggtgtatgctccctgttttagggtaataaagtggccggcgtgtcctagcgccgaggatggtgcggagggcacttctgctggttccgaaaagaaaagcgcggctgggaaatcggtgccttttatccgagcgctcgccgattctgaaacctgcccgattcttcttctcccagctgccgcaggatccccgaaaactgaccgctttggtaaatcagtgacattctttgcttggcattgttatagagatcgctaggcctgcatccatcagtgcccggcgtacataacatggacatttcaatgaaacgttattggggtgcactcgatgtgaaagcctgcggttttatttatttaattatttaccattatacacttggatcataaattgcgacccgcgtattttcattcgcagtaacacactatgcatggatgtttgttgcaagcgttatattttcaagatcacgtttaaagttttatgcaaataaaaacgaccgcgaccacttgatttaaagtccgcacttaataacagtgttagttacttggtttttaaatactacgacgagttttctatataatgatatgattttgtctctttccgatgcacaatagcctttcccttgggtccgaaatgctggccctgtcatccgtacagaataagtctttctcacacgatcgccgtttcttcatgatgtatagactctaaaaatcagccgcgttccctggaatcataacaactgcttttaggtcgttattgcaaagtcttgcacctgtatctacctttacagcggatagcagtaactaacaatgatgtacagttatataacaatacacatataacttcattaaagtgcagagaatccagtaaactgaataaacttaagccatactaacgcaactgaaatatacaacatgcgttacaacggagtcgaaagtaggattgatttatgtacctatcaaatggcaatcttgtcatatcagctccttatcactaaatcactaaaatgtcattcgaaacgacctgattcggctagacgagcactaagtgccgccgtgtttgataaactagcagttccagtcattcatatctgcgctctgactatgcctgcgattgcggtaattggttattaccgatttacgtaagatgcattggccgctccgtgtctgtacttttgcagcggtgcattaccgtaacgctgttataactgatgcatgaagctgattcctcgagcagcacctgcgtttaaatgcttcactgaaaactgcaccttcagggatttatttaagcttctatatgaaggacctgctgggatagaaaggtgatattttattgctagtttaataaagtgctgtctgtcagattgaaacgatattaattacccatccatcgtccaaccagttatcttagtcaggctcccctggagcctattccaggcaaattccccatacagagagcagaggcaaaattcaggcctccagactcggaggcgtgaggcaactgtactcaccactgtgctcctatatcattaattagtctggttatgtttttattgtttcacaacagactgacattcaaggggatgtccttgtgcccttgaaattattagccattgagagatgggtgtgtttgtttcaggagggtgtgattgaatatgtgaattgaatggaggtgcttcattctggtgaggaaactggggagttagaccccgtaccacatcttggtctccgtaagtgacttttaaggcatagcgctgggtcagtcagcatccagcaccccagggaagttggtaatatgattactctgtgactcatgggcttcaaacccacaaccatccggacacacattcataatccctctgagttacacatcttggatttatcgaaatggatggtaggggggcagtcatgtcgctccgcccaccgtctcactggtaccacggtgtcgtcccccagagcgggagaaggagcgacacaagaagcgtagccgcagccggtctctgagccgtggcgagaagcaccgccgctggagcaaggactccagggggcggagtcacgagaagcgcagcagcagccgcgaccgcaagggtcgtgaccgacggagcagctcacgcgagcacaagaagcacaggtaccccccctcacggtcccggttacaggcactgaagctgatatctagcatggtttgaggcctcttaacaagtttctttcacaatcaaccaattggtttcttcgtggtgggaagggggactgtacccatattaaattttaactggcgtttataagtagcccccgccatagcgatgggacctcaaagccagcctaaaaagtggcgcatggtcacaccctcatgaccttaaactgcctgcgatccaaagttaaatgtaaacattctgccatctgtttgtttttgccagattctgagtgtttacactgtattgtttggggaaaacaaccttctgttttgtgtttgggcagctactctcctcggagaagccgtaagaaaaggacatacaagtactgggatgttccccctccgggattcgagcacatcacccccatgcagtacaaggcaatgcaaggtttggatgcgacgcttccatgtgtgctagttcagtattgcaaggttatggtatattggttgcaatgaaagcatttattctggagtgccctcctcccccctgctggtcaaagagggaataacacttgggatgatttcagacagtgtgaagagagcttaaacctaggggttagaagcaaatgaaggcgacgatccggatgttctggccgtccctggttggggtcttgaagccctttctcctccccacagctgcagggcagatccccacgatagctttactggcaacatccaccaccagcggcgtggcagtgacgcccacccaggtgccgatggtcggcagccagatgacccggcaggccaggcggctttatgtcggcaacatccccttcggcctgacggaggtgagtccaggcaaagtcccgcgttgccttctgtcatgcatactggtgtcatgtgtagctcagtgagttaggacactgagccggtcacaagaaggttgttggttcaaatcccttgggcagcagagtgatttcaccattgggcccccgagcgcagcccttaagcactatttgctctaggaactgtctggtcctgcttcttcaatgaaatgtatgttgctttggatgaaagtgtccgcaaaataaatagataaatgtactagacttgtcagtcattttttttctcgtttgcctgttttgatgtcttcagacgtctgcctgtcttcattcagtgtgtctgcctgtctttttaggaggccatggcggatttcttcaatacccagatgcgattggctggcttatgtcaaggtcccaccaatcccgtcctcgctgttcagataaaccaggacaagaactttgccttccttgaagtaagagtctttcctgcctaatggctgctgtgtccaggcggagaccgcagccttccctgattaacgacgttcttcgttctgccctagtttcggtccgtggatgagaccacgcaggcaatggccttcgacggcatcattttccagggtcagtcgttaaaaatcaggcggccccacgactatcgccccctgcctggcatctcagagcagcccgccttccacgtaccaggtccgttttgcttgtcgccgtcataaccttaatctttatttacctttgaagagccgatcggcaaggccagttttttgtactcgttacggactgactgtccttcgcaagctgcggatgtcttgtcatataaagagggagactttcacttttatttacttaatgttgtaaatatttagcagacagttttatccaaagtgaagaatgtttttttttttttttttttttgagaaatcagggtcagcctgtccctagagcaaactcgccggcccagtggtgtgatcaccagtgatgtgaaccagtgatcttctgatgataacgctggcatcctaaccagctgagccacacacacacacacacagctcagtcactcacttcttactgttaacataggggtgttgtgtggctctgtgatgtttgcccatgaaaagaaggttgctggttggcagggttggcagagtgatttcaccactgggcccttgagcaaggaccctaacccccaaattgttctagggttgctggctcctattctagttaaaaattctggacacacctactgaaaatgacttgtttttcagcaagataatgacccaaagcccaccttgaaggttatgcaagtagcttattaccttgtgaactaggaaagagatggtccccacagccccccaacctaaactctatagagctggtttgggatcagttggatgagagtaagagtaaggtagccagcttgcgcgcagaacttgtggaaactcgaggactgttggagaaacggtccaggtgggtacatatgttagctggttgagtccgcaatgctgtcatcgaagccaatggctcctattttgaagagacaaaaattttgtctttgcagtacttcatatgcataacttccatgcccaaaggccttttactataaggtgaataacagctaaaatagagacaaatgcattaagagcaggtgtgtccatacttttgac is a genomic window of Brienomyrus brachyistius isolate T26 unplaced genomic scaffold, BBRACH_0.4 scaffold170, whole genome shotgun sequence containing:
- the LOC125728142 gene encoding splicing factor U2AF 65 kDa subunit-like isoform X2, which produces MSDFDEFEKQLSENRQEREKERHKKRSRSRSLSRGEKHRRWSKDSRGRSHEKRSSSRDRKGRDRRSSSREHKKHSYSPRRSRKKRTYKYWDVPPPGFEHITPMQYKAMQAAGQIPTIALLATSTTSGVAVTPTQVPMVGSQMTRQARRLYVGNIPFGLTEEAMADFFNTQMRLAGLCQGPTNPVLAVQINQDKNFAFLEFRSVDETTQAMAFDGIIFQGQSLKIRRPHDYRPLPGISEQPAFHVPGVVSTVVPDSPHKLFVGGLPNYLSDDQVKELLTSFGPLKAFNLVKDSATSLSKGYAFCEYVDISATDQAVAGLNGMQLGDKKLIVQRASVGAKNANATAIIETPVTLQVPGLQRLQSSGMPTEVLCLLNMVMPEELVDDEDYEEILEDIREECCKYGNVRSIEIPRPVDGVEVPGCGKVGPVLSCTSGKKKTSVGTKHRLMGAFLAQKCFENGIIFCVRKTI
- the LOC125728142 gene encoding splicing factor U2AF 65 kDa subunit-like isoform X1, which encodes MSDFDEFEKQLSENRQEREKERHKKRSRSRSLSRGEKHRRWSKDSRGRSHEKRSSSRDRKGRDRRSSSREHKKHSYSPRRSRKKRTYKYWDVPPPGFEHITPMQYKAMQAAGQIPTIALLATSTTSGVAVTPTQVPMVGSQMTRQARRLYVGNIPFGLTEEAMADFFNTQMRLAGLCQGPTNPVLAVQINQDKNFAFLEFRSVDETTQAMAFDGIIFQGQSLKIRRPHDYRPLPGISEQPAFHVPGVVSTVVPDSPHKLFVGGLPNYLSDDQVKELLTSFGPLKAFNLVKDSATSLSKGYAFCEYVDISATDQAVAGLNGMQLGDKKLIVQRASVGAKNANAVSICPRLPPSAIIETPVTLQVPGLQRLQSSGMPTEVLCLLNMVMPEELVDDEDYEEILEDIREECCKYGNVRSIEIPRPVDGVEVPGCGKVGPVLSCTSGKKKTSVGTKHRLMGAFLAQKCFENGIIFCVRKTI